The proteins below come from a single Acanthopagrus latus isolate v.2019 chromosome 4, fAcaLat1.1, whole genome shotgun sequence genomic window:
- the mc1r gene encoding melanocyte-stimulating hormone receptor, whose product MALSNTSLSNPSVLHVDFTLNDFMDENETNLTTGEQNSLGCVQIRVPQELFLTLGLISLVENILVVLAIIKNRNLHSPMYYFICCLAVSDILVSVSNVVETIFMLLNDHGLMDVHPGMLRFLDNVIDVMICSSVVSSLSFLCTIAADRYITIFYALRYHSIMTTQRAVTIIVVVWLASITSSILFIVYHTDNAVIVCLVTFFCTTLVFNAVLYLHMFLLAHVHSRRIMAFHKARRQSTSMKGAITLTILLGVFILCWGPFFLHLILILTCPASPFCNCFFRNFNLFLILIICNSLIDPLIYAYRSQELRKTLQELVLCCWCFGV is encoded by the coding sequence atgGCGCTGAGCAACACGTCCCTGTCCAACCCCTCCGTCCTCCACGTGGACTTCACCTTGAATGACTTCATGGACGAGAACGAGACGAACCTCACCACCGGAGAGCAGAACTCGCTGGGCTGCGTGCAGATCCGCGTCCCCCAGGAGCTCTTCCTGACCCTGGGGCTCATCAGCCTGGTGGAGAACATCCTGGTGGTCCTCGCCATCATCAAGAACCGCAACCTGCACTCGCCCATGTACTACTTCATCTGCTGCCTGGCCGTCTCCGACATCCTGGTCAGCGTCAGCAACGTGGTGGAGACCATATTCATGCTCCTCAACGACCACGGCCTGATGGACGTGCACCCCGGCATGCTGCGCTTCCTGGACAACGTCATCGACGTGATGATCTGCAGCTCCGTGGTGTCCTCGCTCTCCTTTCTGTGCACCATCGCCGCGGATCGCTACATCACCATCTTTTACGCGCTGCGCTACCACAGCATCATGACCACGCAGCGCGCCGTCACCATCATCGTGGTGGTGTGGCTGGCCAGCATCACCTCCAGCATCCTCTTCATCGTGTACCACACCGACAACGCCGTCATCGTGTGCCTCGTGACCTTCTTCTGCACCACCCTGGTGTTCAACGCCGTGCTCTACCTGCACATGTTCCTCCTGGCGCACGTGCACTCCCGGCGCATCATGGCTTTCCACAAGGCCAGGCGCCAGTCCACGAGCATGAAGGGCGCGATCACCCTCACCATCCTGCTCGGAGTGTTCATTTTATGCTGGGGccccttcttcctccacctcatcctcatcctcacctgcCCCGCCAGCCCCTTCTGCAACTGCTTCTTCAGAAACTTTAACcttttcctcatcctcatcatctgcAACTCGCTCATCGACCCGCTCATCTACGCCTACCGGAGCCAGGAGCTGCGTAAAACCCTGCAGGAGCTGGTGCTGTGCTGCTGGTGCTTCGGGGTGTGA
- the def8 gene encoding differentially expressed in FDCP 8 homolog isoform X1 has translation MTGTKQHGENYVADEMEYDERLAHFRQTRLNPFDRGEGEDGPQGGKTPPQHETRPELFSGTRTHSSDRTMDLGLAEDHFSRPVGSFVASDIEQLKLAIEECKKLILELPEHSERQKDTVVKLIHLRLKLQELKDPEEDEPNLRVLLEHRFSKEKSKSVKQTCDKCSTIIWGLIQTWYTCTGCYYRCHSKCMNMITKPCVRSKVSHQSEYELSICPEIGLDRQDYRCAECRTPISLRGVPSEARQCDYTGQYYCSTCHWNDTAIVPARVIHNWEFEPRKVCRSSMRYLALMIPRPVLKLKEINPLLFNFVEELVEIRKLRQDILLMKPYFITCKEAMEARLLLQLQDRQHFVENDDMYSLQDLIDISSGRLSCSLTEIHTTFAKHIKLDCERCQAKGFVCELCKEGDILFPFDSHTSVCHECSAVFHRDCYYDNSTTCPRCARMTERKQDDDVKDA, from the exons ATGACAGGGACAAAACAACACGGGGAAAACT ATGTAGCCGATGAAATGGAGTATGATGAGAGACTCGCACATTTCCGACAAACCCGCCTCAATCCCTTTGATCGCGGAGAGGGAGAAGATGGTCCCCAGGGAGGCAAGACGCCACCACAGCATG AAACAAGGCCTGAGCTGTTCTCTGGGACCAGAACCCACAGTTCAGATCGGACCATGGATCTTGGTCTAGCTGAGGACCACTTCTCCAGGCCTGTG GGTTCGTTTGTGGCGTCCGACATTGAGCAGCTGAAACTTGCCATAGAGGAGTGTAAGAAGCTGATCCTGGAGCTGCCAGAGCACTCGGAGAGACAAAAGGACACAGTGGTGAAACTTATCCACCTTCGCCTCAAACTGCAGGAGCTTAAG GACCCTGAGGAGGATGAGCCTAATCTGAGAGTCCTGCTAGAGCATCGCTTTTCCAAGGAAAAGAGCAAGAGTGTGAAACAGACCTGTGACAAGTGTAGCACCATCATCTGGGGCCTCATCCAGACTTGGTATACCTGCACAG gCTGCTATTATCGTTGTCACAGTAAGTGTATGAACATGATCACCAAGCCTTGTgtcaggtcaaaggtcagccaCCAGTCCGAGTATGAGCTCAGCATCTGCCCTGAGATAGGACTAGACCGGCAAGACTACCGCTGTGCAGAATGTCGTACGCCTATTTCACTGA GGGGCGTGCCAAGTGAAGCCAGACAGTGTGACTACACAGGCCAGTATTACTGCAGCACATGCCACTGGAACGACACGGCTATCGTCCCAGCTCGTGTCATCCACAACTGGGAGTTTGAACCACGCAAG GTTTGTCGCTCCTCGATGCGTTACTTGGCCCTAATGATACCACGACCTGTGCTGAAGCTCAAAGAAATCAACCCGCTGCTATTTAACTTTGTGGAGGAACTGGTCGAGATCAGG AAACTCCGTCAAGATATTCTGTTGATGAAACCCTATTTTATTACGTGCAAGGAGGCCATGGAGGCTCGGCTATTACTACAG CTACAAGACCGGCAGCACTTTGTGGAAAACGATGACATGTATTCACTACAGGATTTGATTGACATCTCCAGCGGCAGACTCAGCTGTTCGCTCACAGAGATCCACACCACATTTGCTAAGCACATCAAACTAGACTGTGAG cgTTGTCAGGCCAAAGGATTCGTGTGTGAGCTGTGTAAGGAAGGAGACATCCTTTTCCCTTTCGACAGTCACACCTCAGTGTGTCACGAGTGCTCTGCTGTCTTCCACAG AGATTGTTACTATGACAACTCCACCACATGTCCGAGATGTGCCCGAATGACCGAGCGCAAGCAGGATGACGACGTGAAAGATGCATAA
- the def8 gene encoding differentially expressed in FDCP 8 homolog isoform X2, whose translation MKVEDVADEMEYDERLAHFRQTRLNPFDRGEGEDGPQGGKTPPQHETRPELFSGTRTHSSDRTMDLGLAEDHFSRPVGSFVASDIEQLKLAIEECKKLILELPEHSERQKDTVVKLIHLRLKLQELKDPEEDEPNLRVLLEHRFSKEKSKSVKQTCDKCSTIIWGLIQTWYTCTGCYYRCHSKCMNMITKPCVRSKVSHQSEYELSICPEIGLDRQDYRCAECRTPISLRGVPSEARQCDYTGQYYCSTCHWNDTAIVPARVIHNWEFEPRKVCRSSMRYLALMIPRPVLKLKEINPLLFNFVEELVEIRKLRQDILLMKPYFITCKEAMEARLLLQLQDRQHFVENDDMYSLQDLIDISSGRLSCSLTEIHTTFAKHIKLDCERCQAKGFVCELCKEGDILFPFDSHTSVCHECSAVFHRDCYYDNSTTCPRCARMTERKQDDDVKDA comes from the exons ATGAAAGTTGAAG ATGTAGCCGATGAAATGGAGTATGATGAGAGACTCGCACATTTCCGACAAACCCGCCTCAATCCCTTTGATCGCGGAGAGGGAGAAGATGGTCCCCAGGGAGGCAAGACGCCACCACAGCATG AAACAAGGCCTGAGCTGTTCTCTGGGACCAGAACCCACAGTTCAGATCGGACCATGGATCTTGGTCTAGCTGAGGACCACTTCTCCAGGCCTGTG GGTTCGTTTGTGGCGTCCGACATTGAGCAGCTGAAACTTGCCATAGAGGAGTGTAAGAAGCTGATCCTGGAGCTGCCAGAGCACTCGGAGAGACAAAAGGACACAGTGGTGAAACTTATCCACCTTCGCCTCAAACTGCAGGAGCTTAAG GACCCTGAGGAGGATGAGCCTAATCTGAGAGTCCTGCTAGAGCATCGCTTTTCCAAGGAAAAGAGCAAGAGTGTGAAACAGACCTGTGACAAGTGTAGCACCATCATCTGGGGCCTCATCCAGACTTGGTATACCTGCACAG gCTGCTATTATCGTTGTCACAGTAAGTGTATGAACATGATCACCAAGCCTTGTgtcaggtcaaaggtcagccaCCAGTCCGAGTATGAGCTCAGCATCTGCCCTGAGATAGGACTAGACCGGCAAGACTACCGCTGTGCAGAATGTCGTACGCCTATTTCACTGA GGGGCGTGCCAAGTGAAGCCAGACAGTGTGACTACACAGGCCAGTATTACTGCAGCACATGCCACTGGAACGACACGGCTATCGTCCCAGCTCGTGTCATCCACAACTGGGAGTTTGAACCACGCAAG GTTTGTCGCTCCTCGATGCGTTACTTGGCCCTAATGATACCACGACCTGTGCTGAAGCTCAAAGAAATCAACCCGCTGCTATTTAACTTTGTGGAGGAACTGGTCGAGATCAGG AAACTCCGTCAAGATATTCTGTTGATGAAACCCTATTTTATTACGTGCAAGGAGGCCATGGAGGCTCGGCTATTACTACAG CTACAAGACCGGCAGCACTTTGTGGAAAACGATGACATGTATTCACTACAGGATTTGATTGACATCTCCAGCGGCAGACTCAGCTGTTCGCTCACAGAGATCCACACCACATTTGCTAAGCACATCAAACTAGACTGTGAG cgTTGTCAGGCCAAAGGATTCGTGTGTGAGCTGTGTAAGGAAGGAGACATCCTTTTCCCTTTCGACAGTCACACCTCAGTGTGTCACGAGTGCTCTGCTGTCTTCCACAG AGATTGTTACTATGACAACTCCACCACATGTCCGAGATGTGCCCGAATGACCGAGCGCAAGCAGGATGACGACGTGAAAGATGCATAA
- the def8 gene encoding differentially expressed in FDCP 8 homolog isoform X3, with amino-acid sequence MEYDERLAHFRQTRLNPFDRGEGEDGPQGGKTPPQHETRPELFSGTRTHSSDRTMDLGLAEDHFSRPVGSFVASDIEQLKLAIEECKKLILELPEHSERQKDTVVKLIHLRLKLQELKDPEEDEPNLRVLLEHRFSKEKSKSVKQTCDKCSTIIWGLIQTWYTCTGCYYRCHSKCMNMITKPCVRSKVSHQSEYELSICPEIGLDRQDYRCAECRTPISLRGVPSEARQCDYTGQYYCSTCHWNDTAIVPARVIHNWEFEPRKVCRSSMRYLALMIPRPVLKLKEINPLLFNFVEELVEIRKLRQDILLMKPYFITCKEAMEARLLLQLQDRQHFVENDDMYSLQDLIDISSGRLSCSLTEIHTTFAKHIKLDCERCQAKGFVCELCKEGDILFPFDSHTSVCHECSAVFHRDCYYDNSTTCPRCARMTERKQDDDVKDA; translated from the exons ATGGAGTATGATGAGAGACTCGCACATTTCCGACAAACCCGCCTCAATCCCTTTGATCGCGGAGAGGGAGAAGATGGTCCCCAGGGAGGCAAGACGCCACCACAGCATG AAACAAGGCCTGAGCTGTTCTCTGGGACCAGAACCCACAGTTCAGATCGGACCATGGATCTTGGTCTAGCTGAGGACCACTTCTCCAGGCCTGTG GGTTCGTTTGTGGCGTCCGACATTGAGCAGCTGAAACTTGCCATAGAGGAGTGTAAGAAGCTGATCCTGGAGCTGCCAGAGCACTCGGAGAGACAAAAGGACACAGTGGTGAAACTTATCCACCTTCGCCTCAAACTGCAGGAGCTTAAG GACCCTGAGGAGGATGAGCCTAATCTGAGAGTCCTGCTAGAGCATCGCTTTTCCAAGGAAAAGAGCAAGAGTGTGAAACAGACCTGTGACAAGTGTAGCACCATCATCTGGGGCCTCATCCAGACTTGGTATACCTGCACAG gCTGCTATTATCGTTGTCACAGTAAGTGTATGAACATGATCACCAAGCCTTGTgtcaggtcaaaggtcagccaCCAGTCCGAGTATGAGCTCAGCATCTGCCCTGAGATAGGACTAGACCGGCAAGACTACCGCTGTGCAGAATGTCGTACGCCTATTTCACTGA GGGGCGTGCCAAGTGAAGCCAGACAGTGTGACTACACAGGCCAGTATTACTGCAGCACATGCCACTGGAACGACACGGCTATCGTCCCAGCTCGTGTCATCCACAACTGGGAGTTTGAACCACGCAAG GTTTGTCGCTCCTCGATGCGTTACTTGGCCCTAATGATACCACGACCTGTGCTGAAGCTCAAAGAAATCAACCCGCTGCTATTTAACTTTGTGGAGGAACTGGTCGAGATCAGG AAACTCCGTCAAGATATTCTGTTGATGAAACCCTATTTTATTACGTGCAAGGAGGCCATGGAGGCTCGGCTATTACTACAG CTACAAGACCGGCAGCACTTTGTGGAAAACGATGACATGTATTCACTACAGGATTTGATTGACATCTCCAGCGGCAGACTCAGCTGTTCGCTCACAGAGATCCACACCACATTTGCTAAGCACATCAAACTAGACTGTGAG cgTTGTCAGGCCAAAGGATTCGTGTGTGAGCTGTGTAAGGAAGGAGACATCCTTTTCCCTTTCGACAGTCACACCTCAGTGTGTCACGAGTGCTCTGCTGTCTTCCACAG AGATTGTTACTATGACAACTCCACCACATGTCCGAGATGTGCCCGAATGACCGAGCGCAAGCAGGATGACGACGTGAAAGATGCATAA